The window CCAGAGCTCTGCTGCTCTCCACCTACATAAAGTTCATCAATCTCTTCCCCGAGATACGATCGAACATCCAAGAGGTGTTCCGGCAGCATAGCAATCTTCGGTCAGCGGATGCTGAGCTCCAACAGCGGGCCAGTGAATATCTGCAATTGAGCATTGTGGCATCCACAGATGTGCTGGCCACAGTTCTCGAGGAGATGCCCTCATTCCCAGAGCGCGAGAGCTCCATTCTGGCGGTCCTCAAAAAGAAGAAGCCAGGTCGCGTGCCCGAGAATGAGATACGTGAATCAAAGAGCCCCAATCCCGTTTCCAATCATCAGAATGCCAATAGCCACCACATCAACAGCAATTCGACAGCATCCAATAAACTGAATAATAGCAATGCCCATGCCGATCTCTTGGGATTGAGTACACCGCCAGCCAATAATGTGGGGGGATCGAATAGCAACAGTAATAGCACCCTCATAGATGTCCTCGGAGACATCTATGGCACTAATAATAATGCCAATGCTGCCGTCTACAACACCAAGAAATTCCTCTTCAAGAACAATGGAGTCCTTTTCGAAAATGAGATGCTACAGATTGGTGTGAAGAGTGAATTTAGACAGAATCTGGGACGATTAGGTCTCTTCTATGGCAATAAGACGCAGGTTCCTCTAACGGTGAgtggaaattgaaaatatttaatgatTCCGACACACTAAATCGGATTATCCATTTGTAGAACTTTAATCCTGTGCTGCAATGGTCGACGGATGAGGCGCTCAAATTGAATGTCCAAATGAAGGCGGTGGAGCCAACATTAGAGGCTGGCGCACAAATCCAACAGTTGTTAACCGCCGAATGCATTGAGGATTATGCCGACGCTCCAACCATTGAAATCAGTTTTCGTTATAATGGTACACAACAGAAGTTTAGCATTAAGCTGCCACTTTCCGTCAACAAATTCTTTGAGCCAACTGAAATGAATGCTGAATCCTTTTTTGCGCGATGGAAAAATCTCAGCGGGTAAGTAGCCTAGAACTCTTTAAACGATCCCATACTAATCTATATTATTGCTTACTtcaaaaccaaccaaaaagaGAACAACAAAGATCCCAGAAGGTGTTCAAGGCTGCTCAGCCACTTGATTTGCCTGGGGCACGCAATAAACTAATGGGCTTTGGCATGCAGCTGCTCGATCAGGTTGATCCCAATCCAGATAATATGGTCTGTGCAGGCATTATCCATACACAATCCCAACAGGTTGGCTGTCTCCTGCGACTGGAGCCAAATAAGCAGGCACAGGTAAGTAAATCTTCTTTATTTCGATAATTAGCCACAATTTaaccattttatttttgtctcTAGATGTTCCGACTAACCATCAGAGCCAGCAAAGAGACAGTGACTCAAGTGATTTGCGACTTACTGTCGGATCAGTTTTAAGATCATCTGCGCATCCCACAACccatgaacacacacacagacacacacaaacacactttATAAAGATGCACAATCCAAAATAATCATCTAGGGAAATATCAGAAGAGAGGGGAACACAGATTATGATCCCTTGCTTTCTTAACCCTCCACCAACACTCCACACATGTTGTATGTACCTTTCCACTCTAACTATTGCTAAATGCTATGGAGCcagctatatatatacactatataGGGACACTTTTTTCTAACTAGTTGTAAAACCCAGCcctctgttttttgtttatcctAGTTTCCGTTTTTCCTACTTATTTTCATATATACTATTTTCTTGTAAATGTTAAGCTCAAAGTGTTGAAGAAGATAAAAAAGATAACATAATTCGATTATGTTATGTtgacaaattaaatatatatacgaatatatatacatatatatatagatttatatatattaatatagtGTTGCATCAGTTCGAAGCAGTAGCAATtggatattataaaaaaaaaaacaaatataactATACctataaatgtatatgtgtgtatatacagatatatatacctatatacatGAACATTCAGACAAAATACCCGCGTATATACTTAGTATATACctcaaaaagaaagaagaacaCATAACGGAAagcttaaaaaacaaaagaatcatatgcaaaaaataaaaaaacaaaaaaatcgttatctaaatatttatatatacacaaaaaaaaaaaaaagaatatatattgaaaaattCATGTTTAGTGTTTTTGATTATGAGATAACGAGATTGAGATGATGATTAAAATCTAGGACTAGCTCGAATCAGGATTGTAAaatattgaattcaaattgcaCATTTTAACTAATTTGTATCTATAtcatttgtaattattttgcattattattgctatttaaatttgttgtataTTCGAGAATcgatatttataaatatttacaattcCACTTCGAGTTCGTCTGCTCTCAAATGACAATGAAAATCTCATTAAATGATAGACAAATAATTGGATGGTGAACAaatcacacacagacacacacacaaacacatacacatgatcattgaatcaattttttaaatattaaattgttgaACAAATCTAAAATGTAGAGAGGAGAATAATGGAGTAAAGTAAAGATAAACCTAAAGGCAAccttcaaaataattatatatatcgTATAGCAAAAATTCTCAATTGATTCTTCTGTaatattcttttgttttgtatacatgcaaacatacatacatacatacatacatattctaTATACATTTGTACCATAGATAAACCTACATacaagtacatacatatatacatgttGTTGTGCCGTTTTATAGAGCACCAAGTATTAACTGATAATCCCTTGAACCAGATCCATGCCCACACCCACAGCCACACCCAGACCCCAGACCCAAAAGCAGCCATAAAAATGTGTCGAACAAAACTAATTCATGTAAACTAAAcaatatatactatatattgtctatatattatatatataaatagataTTGAATACTGGAACTTGACATCTCTTAtaattctctcttttttgtgCATGGAGATTTTTGGAAAACGTTTTCAAAAAGTGCAATAGTTAAATTGTTAAATGAATTCcacaaaatacacacaaaagAACATtaactaaaacaaacaacaactacaTATAGCAAATGCAGGAATTTAACTGTAAACgtaaagaaaaatatgtatttaaataaattaataaatatgaaCAAATATGCCTTTTCTATTGCAATGGGCAAAGTTTGAAGCAAAGGCAATGCCTCTATAAAGTCTCTGTATACAAAACCGGAACAATCTAAATATTTAATCTTgcgaaaaattcaaaaaatcagAGCTGACTACTAACAAATTCTACGGATTTCCTTGGCAGCAGTCAAGTGCTAAGAATCATATTTTGAAAAAGGCAAAATCATGCGCGTTGAGGGAAGCTTCTGAGTTAGTGATCAAAATTGAGGAAGTCAACATCTTCCTTTTTACTCactcatttatttattcaGTGACTCAATTGTTCTCCGACTCACTTGTTCACTAACTCACTAGTTTCTAGTCGGTGGCTTagtagaaacatacaaaatccACAATTCTTTTGTCCCTGATGAAGCAATGCGAACTTTTTTTTAGTACATCTAAATAAGTTCTGCTGACTTATAACAATGATTGATCAAATAAcacattttcttaaatttttactcGATATTTTCCgaatatttttaacttttctttaaacgagaaagaagctaactttgtCTGCACCGAAGTGCAAAAGGGCATATGCCCATTTTGATTACTTTTTACttgtatttaatttagttttctaaatagttttgtattttatttcttatattatGAAAAATGTTTCACTAAGTCTACTTTAAGAAGATTTTTCTAAAATTCTACATAGATATTTTTCATAAAGGCTTTTCCATCGCTGTTTTCAAAAACGGCTGTGTAGATCTTATAGTGGTATTAGCTTAAATACCAAGTTTCTTTTCATTAGAGTTCTTATTAAGGGCGTGAAGTACACTTGCACAGACGAACAGTAGGACAGACTATTTCTACTAGGCTAGTTTATGGGTTCTGAAACATCCTTTGACTGCATTACAGACACCTGATTAATTAGACCCTTGCAAAAAAAGGTATACTAATTTTAGCTCCCATAGTAACGATCCGTAAAAAAGGGGGTTGATGCAAGCTAAACTCTGTCAATAGTATAGTCGGAGATGTTTTAACCGTTGCAATCTTTGAACTACCGTtaatgcatacatatatccttTCCACAAAGGTGTATGAACCGGTCAGGGACCTctgaaaacaataaaaaagtGAACAAGAGAATCGAGTCAAAAGTCACCGAAAAAGTTAGTGAGCTACTAAACAATTGAGTGAAAAACTCAGTAagtaaatcaaattttttatttattaagaaGATAGTCAGTCAACTTTTTTATCAAAGTTGCCCTAGCACCATTAAGAATTACTAAATCTtatcttacttttttttacttaaattaaattaatttcttatatcaaaaataaattaaaattatataccCCACGGTAAGTGTAAAAGCAGATGATGAATGCTTTAAATATTGGCCACGCCTCATACTGCCCTTGTTATCTGAAAACCAAATATTTCTGTAAATAatatttggaaggttttgTCTATGCATTAatgaattgatgatactgacaaagagtttggaacatgtaaaaatattatggccaaggactacaagggtatataaacttcggcaaagtcgaagttagcttctttgatatttattcaTAAATTATGGATACAAGATTTTTTCACTAGATGGGTCATAAGGCCGTTGTTCGCCGGTGGCTGGCGGCATCGCTAGAGTGTTTGTCTTCATCTTCGAAAATGTTTTCACTTGGTGAATGGTATCCGAAGTCGGAGAGACGACTTATTTACCTTATTAACATAACTTCGATATTTTTGGTCCGATGTCATTAAAAATTGGAATGATTAACATAGTCAACCAATTGCGGGAAAGTGGGCCGAAAGTGGGCGTGGCGGATGTTATAAAAACATTCATTCTGGCTGAACACTACATTGGGCTACAAACCAAGTTTGGTGGTTCAAGCTTTTATAGTCTCTTAAATTTAGGTGCTCATACGGATCCAAATGTCTGGACATGGATaaatcgactcggctgttgatgctgatcaagaaaatatatagtttatacATTACACATATcgattaaaataaataattcaagCAAACCGTTGAAGTATGAAGCACGACCACTGATTGTTTCAAAAAGTTTAACTACGAAACTCGATTTAGTAATTCTACCCATGGTTTTTTCAGTGGAATTAAGTATTCTTTGAAAGAAACCTTAGACATAAAACCAAGAAGCAAGACTTGGGTGACAAGACTAAGCGCTATATGGGACGTTTCATCTGGAAAAAAGTACCAGTCCAGTACCATCAAAGTACCAGTCTAATTCTCGTGGTAAGAATTGTTCATTGAGTCTGTAAATCATTGACCGGGTAAACAGCACCAAACTTGcgtttaaaaaatacaaaggTCCTTTCTCTAGATCTGCCTAGACCATCAAGATGACACTTACTGAGACACACATTGACGAACATAACTGTATCACCAGTTTGTAGTCATCCGTTGGTTAGCACATTACTCGATTCAGATTTAACCTACAATTAGTTTACTCTCTTGTCCTTTTTTGAAGTCATAAGAATATCCAAttcgatatatgtatgtatgctaAAAGCATCATTATTTGAAATTCCAGTGGATTAGCCTGCCAAATGTTATTTAATAATGCCTTAACTCTCAGAAAGTTTCTTATTTTATAACTAAGCAATctttttattaacttttagtTGGATTTATTTCTGCCAGTATGAAATCCATTTTCTGTTGCCTTCTTAATAATTGTTAGTCCAAATATGATCACAAAATTGCTTTATCAAGGACCAGATCCTATGTTTTACTCCATTAttgtttctttattattaCTTTATGTTAAAATGTTTATGTTCCGTTGGTAATTTGCATTGCCTGCTTTTGTGGGCAAACATCCGTTAAAGTTTGAATTAAGAGAGTAGGTGAATATGTTTTGTATTTGAATAAATTAgttgttttctttattgtcGCACACACTTAGTAGATataggtatatgtatgtatttatgtgtatatattatatttaggTATATACTATATAATATTGTATTCAGATAAATTACACAGTTTAGTTTTagttattttgtttgtgtgaaTGTGAACGTCTACAATATAATATGGGGATCTATAGTATTAGAATTAACGGTCTGGGCCAGGCAGACGCAAATGCAGCACTCCCCCTCCTTCGTCCTGTACAAGTTTCTTGCACTATCCTCTCTCTGCAGTAAATATTTAGTCTCTGTCGTAGTTCCTCTAAGTGGTAAGCTTTGGCATGCATTATATGTCATGTGATTTTTCTCTACATATCTAGCTACTCATTATATCTGTATagataatatatgtatgtatatatcgatCGGTCCAGGAGATTCTCCAGGAATACTGTGACGATACGTGTTGCGTTTCTCTGTCTGGTCATTCGATttttgtctctgtctctctctagAAGCACTTGTAGTACCATTCCAGCTGTTTACGTTGAGCCTCCCAAATGCGTTGGCTCTCTCAAATGGCCGCCTCCTGTAGGTTCTCCTTGTTCTTCTGCAGCATCATCAATTCGCTAGGAGATTGCAATGGTTGGACTCCCgcaccgccgccgccacccATTCCCAGCAAACCACCCACCACTCCACCGCCTGTTGCTGCTCCACCGACGCCACTCATCTGATTGGGGCTGGGGCTGTCGCTGGCCTCTGGTCGCTGCAGCTTGCTCTTGCAATAGAATTGCTTGTGGGCCAAAAAGGTTTTCACATAGTTGAAGGATATGTCGCAGGTGGAACAGTACTTTTTCATGGCCTCCGCTGCAGCGGCAGCTAAAACAGGTGAAGACACAGGGGGTGGAGCCAAGACCAGCGAACTGGGCGGCGACACATCAATATCGAGGCCAGGTTCAGATTTGATGTGCGGTGTGGAAATGGGCGAGTTATTGTTCTCATGTATCAAGCTTAAGGTgggcggtggtggtggaggtAGAGCAGATGGCGCCACTGTGTGATCCATGGGCTCTGATTTTATATGAAAACTACACAAAAGAGTGGATTAGAAACTCAAACGATAAAGAAATAAATCCAATGTTCTTACCTTGCCACTTCCCCGTTGACCACATCCGGCAGGGAGTTGGCCAGGATGTCCTGTTGGTGGGAATCACGCGATTCGGGCGATATGGATGGTGAGTTTATGGTAGCCACATGGGGATGCAAAAGCTTCATGTGACGcagctaaaaaacaaaaggaataTGGATTAGCTTCATTCGATTAAGTCTTTGCTCAGAGCTTACCACATTGCCCTTGTAGGTGGAGGCATAGTTGCAATATTCGCAATTGAAAATCTGTGGGGGATGCTGGTCTAGTTGATCGGGAGCTAAAGCTGAAGCTGGCAAATCTACCCCACCGCCACCTCCTGAGGCTGTCAAGGCGGCTGCTTCCTCTTCGAAGATGCAGGTCATGTAGTGCTCCTCGTTGACATCGCTGGTCTTCTTGTCGAAATGGGTCCGGATATGGGTGCGCATGCCCCGCAGGGTGTTGCCCTTGTATTGGCAAATGCTGCATCGAAACGCCTTAACCGTTCCATGCATTTCCATATGCTTGCGGGCGAGAGCAGCGCTGGGACTGACCACGCCGCAAACGGGACATTTGTTGACACTAGTTGTGGAACTAGTTGGAGTTCCACTCGTTACGGCACTCGCAGGACACGGCGAGTTGGCATCATGCGAACTCTTGCACTTCATGCACTTTTCCTTGACCACAATGAGGCGCTCATCAGCGGTGGGCGGCGGCGCAGCGGCAGCTGGAGCCGCATTGGCTCCCTTGGGACAGTAATAGTTCTGATGGGCTCTTAGATTATCCAGGGATGTGTACTTGATGCCGCAGGCTGCACATATCAATTGCTGATAGGCCACAGCTGGTGAAGATTCGGCTGAAGCAACTCCACTAGCATTCGAAACGCCCGCAGCTCCCGCTGGAGGTGAGGAGGATTTCGAATTGGAGTTATCGCCATCAACACTCCccgctcctcctcctccaggTGTCTCCTGGTTGCGTGCCGAACAATAATGCTGCTTGTGGGCCAAATAGTTCTCATATTTGCAGAAAACGATGTTGCACTCCTTGCACTTGGACACGCCCTGTTTCACATAGATCTGCGGCTGATTGCTGGAACCTGTGACAGGTGCTGCAGGTGGAGGCGCTGCTACCGCCGGCGCTGTGGCCACTGAGCCTGTGAACCCAGCCGCCAGTTTGCCAGCGAGCTCGGCAGCCAATTTCAGTGCAAGTTCCGGATTCGTTTTGGCCAGCAGGGATTCGGTTAAAGCGTATTCCGCCGGCAACATGGAACGTAGTGGGGGCAAGTTGTCCAAcaaatgttgttgctgttgctgctgctggggcGGTGACATGGATGCTGTACTTCCGCCGCCCGAAGAGCTTCGTGCTGGTGCTGGACTCACGGCTCGCCGCTTTGGAGAAGGACTCATCGAGGGACTGCTGGGTAATGATGGGGCACAGACAATCTGTTCGGGTGTTACCACACGATGATTCTCATTCATTAGGAGATTCTCTTTGCCCAAACCCAAGCCAAAGCCTAGGCCAGCCATTAGGAGATCCGGTCGCTGGAGCAGAGCAGAGATGGGCGAACGACGGGACAATGAGAGATCCAATGGAACCGTTTCACTAGTAGAAGGAACTCGCATTACAGATTGCTTTTAAGGGGGGTTATCTAACGGTTTAACTTACCGACTGCCAGTGGCTTCTTTGCGTTTTACTCCCTCCGAGGGACTGCTCCTTGGTTTAGCTGCAGCCGTTGGCTGCTCCGATGTGGCAGATGATGATGCCGTTTCCTTGCCCGCATCCAGCAGGGGATTGGCCATGTTGAGGGCCGTCGCAAGGGGTTTAAGTGCTCCATTGTCGAGAGTAAAGCAGGTGGACTCTGGATTTACGATTCCCGAAGTTGCAGTGGTGCTAAAATGGAATGAGAACGACACGAGATGTTAAATTGTTCTTGCCGTGAAATCGGTTTTTGGATTACTCACAGTGGTCCGGGTATGAGACTGGCTGCCCTGATCAATGAGCAGGGCACTATAATGATTGGATTGGTGGGCAGGGCCAAAAACGGCTGAGGAGGCGGGGGCAGAGAAGCGGCAgccgctgcagcagcagcagccgccgccGCAGCTACCATTGCGGGAGTGGGAGTCTTATTGGCATGATTGCGATTTGTCTGAGGACTTAGGGCCCCACTGGCTCCACCAGTTGTTGCTACAGCTTGCCCACCTCCAGCTACGCTGCCACTGGCAACGCTGGCAGCACTTTGGCCTTCGGGTTTGGGTGTCACTTGGCCATCCGATCGCCGGGAACTGCAATAATGTTGCTTATGCGCTCGATACGTTTTGATATTGTTGAAGCGGATATCACAGTCACTGCAATAGCGATCGATTTGTTGATGCTGCTTGGAAGAATCGAGGATTAGAGATGATGAGCTTGATTTATGATTTGCCTTCGTACAACTCACTTGACTAGAGGTGTCCTCTTGCAGGGGATTAATCCCCAATCCCACGCCGTTGGCCGTAATTGGCGGAGCTGTTGGTGGAGCTGTTGCTGGCGAAGATTGATGCATCCGCATGTGACGGTTGAGTGAGACCTTCTTATCCGCGCTGTAGGAGCACTGCGTGCAGGCATATTGCTTGCCCAGGCGCGGCATTTTGGCTGGCGGTTCGTTGGAGGAGCCGCTACTGCTTGCGCCGCTGGCTGCATTCGAGATTGACCCATCAGCAGCCTTCTCACCTCCCGTCTCGTCCTGCTCGGGCGTTTCCTTGGGACGGTGCGAGCAGTAGTAGGCCTGATGAGCCTCCAGGGTTGAGGGTGAACTGAAGGCTATGCCACATGGCAAACACATGAATCTCGCAGGCTTCAGCAGGGGTTCGACAAGCTCGGCTTGCTCAGTTgacggtggtggtggtgggggcAGTGAGGATTTGCTCATTGCTGGTGATCCAAGCAAATTGAGCTCCTTAGCGTCTGGTTTCAGGGCAGGATCGGAGGCCAGCAATGCATTCAACCGCAGTTTTGGAAGCGAAACTGCTGCCGGCAGCGGTGGCGGAGGGGGCGATGGAGGAGCAGGCGAATGACTTGTAGGTGACGGGCAGGGCGAAGGAGGTGTTGGTGGTGTTGCCGGTTGCTCCACTTTGGGGATTATCGATCCATCGACCACATTGATGCCCGTCGCCTCAGCATCGTCCTCAATCTTAGCTCTGGGACTGCGCGGTGGCGTCGTGGCCATTGATTCATCTTCTCCCTCCTCTTTTGCGTCTTGTTGCTGTTTTCCCTGTATTCGATTGATTTCCTCTAATTCATCTATAGACTCTTCTAAGGAATTCGTTTCCTCTTCGGCTTCTGTTGCCTGATCGCTTccattgttattgttggtttGGTCATCATACTGATGCTCCTCGCCCAACTCGTGATCGGCTAAATCTTTGGATTCTAAATGAGAACAAGTCAAAAGTTTTCGAATTAACTTAGattatttttcactttgcggaacttaattttaaaagtattttaatGTAGTCTTTACAGTCATCCCATAACAACTCGAAATTGCAATAAAAGGGGCTCAAAACTGGATAGGAATTTGTAGTTGGGAAGAAAAACAAGGTTTTTATAGTTAAACTTGAAGTTAATATTTGAAAAAGGAATCATTTTGGATtacatatttgaaatttgttggGTAAGTTAAAGTTTCAGATGTGATTTTGAAGTATCAAGTTTCAGTTGCTCCACTTTTTGAAATACATTCCATTGTGGagaagatatatgtatatattgatcTGTATTGCTTTAGTCTGTGGGACGGCGTGGagtttgaaaattttccatcGTTTAGCTCATTAAAATTGCCGCTTTTTGCTCGATTGACCATAAACTAGAGTCAAGTCTTGGGAATCCTTTTCTTTGCTATGTGTCAACCTTAAGCTTTGGCAATTATTATCGAACAAATTGTCAATATGAGATCTACCTTCCCTCCCCTCtttacacactcacacacacacacacatacaattcCTTTACACATTGAGAGGAGCTGTGAAAACAATGCGACAATGCGACCGAAACGATCGGTCGGCAGCGTCTGCGGCggcttgttgttgctgtctaACCATTTGGTTTATCAACAATTCGCCATCTGCACTCTTCTTGGCCGAGGATTACGTGGAAATGTAAGCTGGtactcttgttgttgttgttgttgttgttgttgttgttgttagagGAAAAACTGTACATGGTGGTCAACTGATGATTAGGCCAAGAGACTTGAGAACTGACATCtgatttgtttttagttttttctgttggttatttttttttttgtttttgggttgtCCACAAAATATTATAACGACCCCCAATGGAAGGAATAGATGCTGGTAAAGATTAGGGGGAGAGGATAACAGAGGAGGACATTGGCATGGTTAGAGCGGCCGCAGCAGCAGAAGTCGATGGGCAACAGCCGCAGGAGATGAAGTTGATGATAAGAGGGCTTTGTAGCATTCGCTTCGCCAGAAATCGACGAGTAACATTTGGTTTACTTGTGCGGGCTACCTCCTCCTCGCCATCGCCATCACCTACCAGGCCCCCCTACCACTCCTCGTTCCCCTCTATCGACTGTCTTCTGCCCGTATTCCCCTTGGAACTCTCATGTTGCGCGTTGACCTGTCAATTGGTGGCTATTGAAATGTCAGCACAGCTTGTTCTGCCGTCTACAAGTTCGTCGCTTGAGTCTTTTGATTTGCccaggaaaaaaaaaggaatgaaACATGCAACAAAAAAGGGGGAAGATCAGCAGGAGTACAAACAGCGACGCACTTGCCACACCAATTTCGGTTTCTCCCTTTTTTTCCGTATTTTTTTTGACGGCCTCGCCCTAATTGCCGCTGTCGATTTTCACGAATTCACACAATTCTGCACGTGAGCAAATCCCgaaccaaccaaccatccaACATTCGCTCTCTTCCCCCCTCTTTCCCTTCGGTCATCTGTTTCAATATTCCTGCTGGCGGTGCTGCTGCCCTTTCTCCTTTTATTCGTGGGGCATTCCAGCGCATTCTGCTTATTTGTAAGATATTTATTGCCTTCGATTTGCCAGGCGATAAGCCGCACACGTaaagtgttttgttttgcagcCTAAAAAGaagcgagagagaaaaacactGAAGGAGTGCGAGAGGGGACGACTAACAATGGGGGAAaatgctctctctctctctctgtctgtggCCCCTAGCGAcagctgccgctgctgccaGAAGATTTAACTAAACTGATTGACCCCTTCCCCCCCTAAACAAAAACTGTTTTACTTCGCTGAATTAGTAGATGATTCCACTTTACAAAATCtccaaaagtaaaaaataagaAGATAAATAAGAAAACTATTTAAACTTGTGGAAAATATTCTAGAAAAAGGTTCTAAACTTATTTATGACACTTTTGATTATGTTCCTAAATTATTTTCTCCAATTTTccttcttaaattttttttattttgctgcttaatttttgtttatcaaTTTTATAAAGACATTATTCGCTGGTATTTTCCATAAAAAATGATAAATTGATGATGACTTTCCGTTAAATTTGTTCAGGTTTTCAACTTTGCATAACGCTTTTCGTGGAGTTTCTTTTTGTGAACGGAACACACGGATCGTCATCGTCATGGTCGATCGTTTGTTTAGTCATTTCGTAACGTTACGCCGCCTCTTCATCTCTTCTCAATCCCCAGCCCCCATCTCCATCCCCAACCCCCGATCCCCGATCTCCACCATATGCACAACGCCAACAAttgtttatcaatttgttAAATCAGACTTCGAAGTCGTCGCCAGGCCCCCATTGCAGTTGCTAGTGAGCGATCGATCCTCGCCGATAAGccacacaacaaaaacacatacacactcacactcacacacacacacacgctggATTGTATTgtagagaaggagagagaagagaagagaaggcggaggaggaggagctTCCACTTTTATCAGCCGGTAGATTATTGTTGCTGGTTTCTCACTTTGGCCGTAGTCGCTCGCTTCAGTTAGTCCCAGTGGTGGGCGTTATAGGCAGCCATAAACAATCGAACAATTTGGCCGATCTTGGCCCAGGAGGCCAGGCCAAGGCGCAAGGATCGACTTTAGcttcaactccaactccaactccgaCCCTTTGTTCATTTGTCGCTGGAGCCTCAACTCGGGGGACCGCCGTTGCTGCTAATCGTTCGAGGTCAGTTAACCCAAACCGAATCCCTGGCGTGGCGAAGGCGAAGCTCATTTTTGGCTGTATTGCGAAGAAGATCTTGATCATGGTGTTGGCGGTGGCATACCAGAGACACCAGAGCGAGTGGATGCTCCTAGATATGCCGATGACGACGCCAGTTTGTCTGGCATTTTTTCTTTGGTAGTCTCTTGCATTTAACACTTAAAATCTTTAGCTCATAACTAAACTGAGTGATCTAAAATTACCTAAATGTCATATAAAATTGCTCATCAAAGTTCTTCGGTACTTTAATCACATT is drawn from Drosophila willistoni isolate 14030-0811.24 chromosome 2R unlocalized genomic scaffold, UCI_dwil_1.1 Seg167, whole genome shotgun sequence and contains these coding sequences:
- the LOC6643951 gene encoding zinc finger protein ush isoform X1, translated to MLFQQEEPSTTNKLVFMQTMSRRKQLNPKPLNKGDCSDTTEEMTVDSRESKDLADHELGEEHQYDDQTNNNNGSDQATEAEEETNSLEESIDELEEINRIQGKQQQDAKEEGEDESMATTPPRSPRAKIEDDAEATGINVVDGSIIPKVEQPATPPTPPSPCPSPTSHSPAPPSPPPPPLPAAVSLPKLRLNALLASDPALKPDAKELNLLGSPAMSKSSLPPPPPPSTEQAELVEPLLKPARFMCLPCGIAFSSPSTLEAHQAYYCSHRPKETPEQDETGGEKAADGSISNAASGASSSGSSNEPPAKMPRLGKQYACTQCSYSADKKVSLNRHMRMHQSSPATAPPTAPPITANGVGLGINPLQEDTSSQHQQIDRYCSDCDIRFNNIKTYRAHKQHYCSSRRSDGQVTPKPEGQSAASVASGSVAGGGQAVATTGGASGALSPQTNRNHANKTPTPAMVAAAAAAAAAAAAASLPPPPQPFLALPTNPIIIVPCSLIRAASLIPGPLTTATSGIVNPESTCFTLDNGALKPLATALNMANPLLDAGKETASSSATSEQPTAAAKPRSSPSEGVKRKEATGSRETVPLDLSLSRRSPISALLQRPDLLMAGLGFGLGLGKENLLMNENHRVVTPEQIVCAPSLPSSPSMSPSPKRRAVSPAPARSSSGGGSTASMSPPQQQQQQQHLLDNLPPLRSMLPAEYALTESLLAKTNPELALKLAAELAGKLAAGFTGSVATAPAVAAPPPAAPVTGSSNQPQIYVKQGVSKCKECNIVFCKYENYLAHKQHYCSARNQETPGGGGAGSVDGDNSNSKSSSPPAGAAGVSNASGVASAESSPAVAYQQLICAACGIKYTSLDNLRAHQNYYCPKGANAAPAAAAPPPTADERLIVVKEKCMKCKSSHDANSPCPASAVTSGTPTSSTTSVNKCPVCGVVSPSAALARKHMEMHGTVKAFRCSICQYKGNTLRGMRTHIRTHFDKKTSDVNEEHYMTCIFEEEAAALTASGGGGGVDLPASALAPDQLDQHPPQIFNCEYCNYASTYKGNVLRHMKLLHPHVATINSPSISPESRDSHQQDILANSLPDVVNGEVASFHIKSEPMDHTVAPSALPPPPPPTLSLIHENNNSPISTPHIKSEPGLDIDVSPPSSLVLAPPPVSSPVLAAAAAEAMKKYCSTCDISFNYVKTFLAHKQFYCKSKLQRPEASDSPSPNQMSGVGGAATGGGVVGGLLGMGGGGGAGVQPLQSPSELMMLQKNKENLQEAAI